One genomic region from Bradyrhizobium icense encodes:
- a CDS encoding ABC transporter ATP-binding protein: MNALLDVEELQVSFGGRTAAVRGASFRVEKGETHCLVGESGCGKSVTALAVMSLLARGGHRSAKRMSFAGIDLTSLSDREMARLRGNRMAMIFQEPMTSLNPAFTIGSQMAEVMTRHKGGSRAAALDRAAELMGRVGITAPGMRLGQFPHQLSGGLRQRVMIAMALMCDPELLIADEPTTALDVTVQAQILRLLAGLKRELGLSILLITHDLGIVARVADHVSVMYAGEVVERAPTAELFRAPQHPYTRGLLSCVPVPGRVQRDRPLGSIPGVVPAIGPGFAGCAFRSRCAHADETCTRAIPRRQAGDAHDYLCRLEPDWAELQPA; encoded by the coding sequence ATGAACGCGCTTTTGGACGTCGAGGAGCTTCAGGTGAGTTTCGGCGGCCGCACCGCGGCGGTGCGCGGCGCCTCGTTCCGGGTCGAGAAGGGCGAGACCCATTGCCTGGTCGGCGAATCCGGCTGCGGCAAGTCGGTTACCGCGCTGGCGGTGATGAGCCTGCTCGCGCGCGGCGGTCACCGCTCGGCGAAGCGGATGAGTTTTGCCGGCATTGACCTCACGTCGCTGTCGGACCGCGAGATGGCGCGGCTGCGCGGCAATCGCATGGCGATGATATTTCAGGAGCCGATGACCAGCCTCAATCCGGCGTTTACGATCGGTTCGCAGATGGCGGAGGTGATGACACGCCACAAGGGCGGCTCGCGCGCGGCGGCACTCGACCGCGCCGCCGAACTGATGGGCCGCGTCGGCATCACTGCGCCGGGCATGCGGCTCGGCCAGTTCCCGCACCAGCTCTCCGGCGGCCTGCGCCAGCGCGTCATGATCGCGATGGCGCTGATGTGCGATCCAGAGCTGTTGATCGCCGACGAGCCGACCACCGCGCTCGACGTCACCGTGCAGGCGCAGATCCTGCGGCTGCTCGCCGGCCTCAAGCGCGAGCTCGGCCTCTCGATCCTGCTGATCACCCATGACCTCGGCATCGTCGCGCGCGTCGCCGACCACGTGTCGGTGATGTATGCCGGCGAGGTGGTCGAGCGCGCGCCGACCGCCGAACTGTTCCGCGCGCCGCAGCATCCCTACACCCGCGGTCTTCTGTCCTGCGTGCCGGTGCCCGGCCGCGTGCAGCGCGACCGGCCGCTCGGCTCGATCCCCGGCGTCGTGCCGGCGATCGGGCCCGGCTTTGCCGGCTGCGCCTTTCGCTCGCGCTGCGCCCACGCCGACGAAACGTGCACGCGCGCGATACCGCGGCGTCAGGCAGGCGATGCGCACGATTATCTTTGCCGGCTGGAGCCGGACTGGGCGGAGCTGCAACCCGCATGA
- a CDS encoding ABC transporter ATP-binding protein, which produces MTAAIEVENLRCEFRVHTGLMSAEKRVVAVDDVTFSVPAGSVLGIVGESGCGKSTLARLILGLLKPTGGSVLVDGKRLFDLDRKARARLIQPVFQDPFASLNPRRRIKDIVALPLTAQGTFSRAEVERRVGGILERVGLSAAMGERMPAQLSGGQRQRAAIARALVLEPRIVICDEPTSALDVSVQAQILNLLAELRRDLGLTYLFISHNLAVVEHVASEVAVMYLGRFVERNETDALFRSPRHPYTKALLESVLTPEPGKGVPDIGLGDAMPDPSNIPPGCRFNPRCRIAVERCRHEPPKPMVRAPQGMVECHLA; this is translated from the coding sequence ATGACCGCCGCGATCGAAGTCGAGAACCTGCGGTGCGAATTCCGCGTCCACACCGGGCTGATGTCGGCGGAAAAGCGCGTGGTCGCGGTCGACGATGTCACTTTCAGCGTGCCGGCCGGCAGCGTGCTCGGCATCGTCGGCGAGTCCGGATGCGGCAAATCCACGCTCGCGCGCCTGATCCTCGGGCTGCTCAAGCCGACGGGGGGAAGCGTGCTGGTCGATGGCAAACGCCTGTTCGACCTCGATCGCAAGGCGCGCGCCCGGCTGATCCAGCCGGTGTTCCAGGATCCGTTCGCCTCGCTCAACCCGCGCCGCCGCATCAAGGATATCGTCGCGCTGCCGCTTACGGCCCAGGGCACATTCTCGCGCGCGGAGGTCGAGCGCCGGGTCGGCGGCATTCTCGAACGCGTCGGGCTGTCGGCCGCGATGGGCGAGCGCATGCCGGCGCAACTCTCCGGCGGGCAACGCCAGCGCGCGGCGATTGCCCGTGCATTGGTGCTCGAGCCGCGGATCGTGATCTGCGACGAGCCGACCAGCGCGCTCGACGTCTCGGTGCAGGCGCAAATCCTCAATCTGCTGGCCGAGCTGCGCCGCGATCTCGGGCTGACCTATCTCTTCATCAGCCACAATCTTGCCGTCGTCGAACATGTCGCCAGCGAGGTCGCGGTGATGTATCTCGGCCGGTTCGTCGAGCGCAACGAAACCGACGCGCTGTTTCGCAGTCCCCGCCACCCCTACACCAAGGCGCTGCTGGAAAGCGTGCTGACGCCGGAGCCGGGCAAGGGCGTGCCGGATATCGGTCTCGGTGACGCCATGCCGGATCCGTCCAATATTCCGCCGGGCTGCCGGTTCAACCCGCGCTGCCGCATTGCGGTCGAGCGCTGCCGCCATGAGCCGCCAAAGCCCATGGTCCGCGCACCCCAGGGAATGGTAGAGTGTCATCTGGCATAG
- a CDS encoding ABC transporter substrate-binding protein, whose product MRMQNKLGAAILAVVLSGAGALPASAQKSADTLRIVMRDALPNIDPFYNNLRTGVVMHHQGWDALVYRNPDTFKLEPLLATEWKLPDPTTIEFTLRPGVKFHDGSAFTADDVVYTVNLVADPASRVSTPSNYNWIDKAEKTGDLSVRVKLKRPNPAALEYFALVLPIYPKAYREKVGAEGYAKAPVGAGPYKITKVEPGVSIDFERFEDYWAGSPKGKPAIKKMSVRFVPDAGTEMTELLAGRADWIWNMNPDQLEPVNRMPHLQAVRKESMRVGFLSMDAAGRTGADNPLTKHKVRQAIWHAIDRKAIADKLVTGGSRVPAAPCFPSQFGCDAEAAVAYDYNPAKAKQLLAEAGYPDGFDVELASYVLPQWGSSVQNYLHAVGIRAKLNQLQVAALIQRAKAGELRMYLGSWGSYSINDVSAILPNYFDGGADDYSRDSEVQKWLVKGGSSINPEVRKEAYSAAIKKITEQAYWAPLHTYVTTYGHSKQLDFTPYPDELPRFYLAKWK is encoded by the coding sequence ATGCGTATGCAAAACAAGCTCGGCGCGGCCATTCTGGCCGTGGTTCTATCGGGAGCCGGTGCGTTGCCCGCTTCCGCGCAGAAATCCGCCGACACGCTGCGGATCGTGATGCGCGACGCGCTGCCCAACATCGATCCCTTCTACAACAATTTGCGCACCGGCGTGGTGATGCATCACCAGGGCTGGGACGCGCTGGTCTACCGCAATCCGGACACCTTCAAGCTGGAGCCGCTGCTGGCCACCGAATGGAAGCTGCCGGATCCGACCACCATCGAGTTCACGCTGCGGCCCGGCGTCAAATTCCACGACGGCAGCGCGTTCACGGCCGATGACGTGGTCTACACCGTCAACCTCGTCGCCGATCCCGCGAGCCGCGTTTCGACGCCGTCGAACTACAACTGGATCGACAAGGCCGAGAAGACCGGCGATCTGTCGGTGCGCGTCAAGCTGAAGCGGCCGAATCCCGCGGCGCTGGAATATTTCGCGCTGGTGCTGCCGATCTATCCCAAGGCCTATCGCGAGAAGGTCGGCGCGGAGGGCTACGCCAAGGCCCCGGTCGGCGCGGGCCCCTACAAGATCACCAAAGTCGAGCCCGGCGTCTCCATCGACTTCGAGCGGTTCGAAGATTATTGGGCCGGCAGCCCGAAGGGCAAGCCGGCGATCAAGAAGATGAGCGTGCGCTTCGTTCCGGATGCCGGCACCGAGATGACCGAGTTGCTCGCCGGCCGCGCCGACTGGATCTGGAACATGAACCCCGACCAGCTCGAGCCCGTGAACCGGATGCCGCATCTGCAGGCGGTGCGGAAAGAGTCGATGCGGGTCGGCTTTCTCTCGATGGATGCCGCCGGCCGCACCGGCGCCGACAACCCCCTGACCAAGCATAAGGTGCGTCAGGCGATCTGGCACGCGATCGACCGCAAGGCGATCGCCGACAAGCTCGTCACCGGCGGCAGCCGCGTTCCGGCTGCGCCATGCTTCCCCTCGCAGTTCGGCTGCGATGCCGAAGCCGCGGTGGCTTATGACTACAATCCGGCAAAAGCCAAGCAGCTTCTCGCCGAGGCCGGCTATCCCGACGGGTTCGATGTGGAGCTCGCCAGCTATGTGCTGCCGCAGTGGGGATCATCCGTCCAGAACTACCTGCATGCGGTCGGCATCCGCGCCAAGCTCAATCAGCTCCAGGTGGCGGCCCTGATCCAGCGCGCCAAGGCCGGCGAGTTGCGGATGTATCTCGGAAGCTGGGGCAGCTATTCGATCAACGACGTCTCGGCCATTCTGCCGAACTATTTCGACGGCGGCGCCGACGACTACTCCCGTGATTCCGAGGTGCAGAAATGGCTGGTGAAGGGCGGCTCATCCATCAACCCGGAAGTGCGCAAGGAGGCCTATTCGGCGGCGATCAAGAAGATCACCGAGCAGGCCTACTGGGCGCCGCTGCATACCTATGTGACGACCTACGGCCACTCCAAGCAGCTCGACTTCACGCCGTACCCGGACGAACTGCCGCGCTTCTATCTGGCGAAGTGGAAATAA
- a CDS encoding winged helix-turn-helix domain-containing protein gives MLRFSGFELDSERAELRRPDGGTIKLRPKALEMLRLFATNAGRVLSKQQLMEAVWPNVHVGEDSLFQCIRDVRAALGDEKRQMVRVISGRGYLFEAEVTGADETGMATPETAAASEPTPTAPDANAATKANGETTNRFLDLSRRRGAAFASIAGLAILCTAIAVWLLRPGLIFARGPATIAVTQIADASNDPLVAQMAANVGGRLTDGLAKIENIRVLAPDAAASKADFVVRGELQRSEHAWTIRARMTATDTGEVKWTASHSVGITEDIDVQLQQSRLAAGIGHALALRLNELLNADPRSAAKSRVVIEQATAHINQTSPERFKAAQAMLEHALTEDPDSTDVQIALAALLMRGVQMVWVSGAEREAAETKVEAMLQHTLRAKPNHIPANEAYCRFLNATNQFRSNLVACARALSFDPWNGIALYHIGLAQIQTGRFEDALATFKQADRFDTPQVSRWTWMIGAGWANLLMGRAEDAVPWLQKSIAITSASGRTHMLLAAAYQQLGKAEEAKAAMQKGMELRPGSTYRNVPPPRKNSSPVYIEAAERIMQLMAAAGLPEG, from the coding sequence GTGCTGCGCTTTTCTGGTTTCGAGCTCGATTCCGAGCGCGCCGAGCTGCGCCGCCCCGATGGCGGCACGATCAAGCTCCGGCCCAAAGCCCTGGAGATGCTGCGGCTGTTCGCCACCAATGCAGGGCGCGTGCTGAGCAAGCAGCAATTGATGGAGGCGGTCTGGCCGAACGTCCATGTCGGCGAGGACAGCCTGTTTCAGTGCATCCGCGACGTCCGAGCCGCGCTCGGCGACGAGAAGCGCCAGATGGTCCGGGTGATCTCCGGCCGCGGCTACCTGTTCGAGGCCGAAGTTACCGGGGCCGACGAGACCGGGATGGCCACCCCCGAGACGGCCGCCGCCAGCGAGCCCACGCCGACCGCACCAGACGCGAACGCGGCGACCAAGGCGAACGGCGAAACGACGAACCGCTTTCTCGACCTCAGCCGGCGTCGCGGCGCGGCCTTCGCGTCCATCGCTGGGCTTGCCATTCTGTGCACCGCGATCGCCGTGTGGCTGTTGCGCCCGGGTCTCATCTTTGCGCGCGGGCCCGCGACGATCGCCGTGACGCAAATCGCGGATGCGAGCAACGATCCGCTGGTTGCCCAGATGGCGGCGAACGTCGGCGGCCGTCTGACAGACGGGCTGGCGAAGATCGAAAACATCCGCGTGCTGGCTCCGGACGCGGCCGCATCGAAAGCCGACTTCGTCGTGAGGGGCGAACTGCAGAGGAGCGAGCACGCCTGGACGATACGGGCGCGCATGACCGCTACCGATACCGGCGAGGTCAAGTGGACCGCCTCGCATTCCGTCGGCATTACAGAAGATATCGACGTGCAGCTCCAGCAGTCCCGGCTCGCAGCGGGCATAGGTCACGCACTGGCGCTGCGCCTCAACGAACTCCTCAACGCCGACCCGCGATCGGCGGCGAAGAGCAGGGTCGTGATCGAACAGGCCACCGCCCACATCAATCAGACCTCGCCGGAGCGTTTCAAGGCCGCGCAGGCGATGCTGGAACATGCGCTCACCGAGGACCCCGACAGTACAGACGTTCAGATCGCGCTCGCCGCACTGCTGATGCGCGGTGTGCAGATGGTGTGGGTGAGCGGAGCCGAGCGCGAGGCCGCGGAGACCAAGGTTGAGGCGATGTTGCAGCATACGCTGCGCGCAAAGCCCAATCATATCCCGGCGAATGAAGCGTATTGCCGCTTCCTCAACGCCACCAACCAGTTCCGCTCAAACCTGGTCGCGTGCGCGCGGGCGCTGAGCTTCGATCCCTGGAACGGAATCGCACTGTACCATATCGGCCTTGCACAAATACAAACCGGACGCTTCGAGGATGCGCTGGCGACGTTCAAGCAGGCGGATCGCTTCGACACCCCGCAGGTCTCGCGCTGGACCTGGATGATCGGTGCGGGCTGGGCCAATCTCCTGATGGGCCGCGCCGAAGACGCCGTGCCGTGGCTGCAGAAGTCGATCGCGATCACATCCGCCAGCGGACGCACGCATATGCTGCTGGCGGCCGCCTACCAGCAGTTGGGCAAGGCCGAGGAAGCCAAAGCTGCGATGCAAAAGGGAATGGAATTGCGGCCCGGCTCGACCTACCGCAACGTCCCGCCGCCCAGGAAGAATTCCAGCCCGGTCTATATCGAGGCGGCCGAACGGATCATGCAGTTGATGGCAGCGGCCGGTTTGCCGGAGGGGTGA